One part of the Sorangiineae bacterium MSr11954 genome encodes these proteins:
- a CDS encoding Lrp/AsnC family transcriptional regulator codes for MTLDRIDFEILDALQNDARLANKELAAKVNLAPSSCLTRVRALTEAGILRGHHADVAASALGIGIQALLAIRLVKHSSETCRTLYQYMLGLPETLAVFHVTGVNDLQVHVALRDVAHLRELIVERVATRPQVAHCETSVIYASDRKHRLPCYNDHEPPARAPRAPRKARGLTPARSARARRSSS; via the coding sequence ATGACCCTCGACCGAATCGACTTCGAAATTTTGGACGCTTTGCAGAACGATGCGCGGCTGGCGAACAAAGAGCTCGCCGCCAAAGTGAACCTCGCCCCCTCGAGCTGCCTCACGCGCGTGCGCGCGCTCACCGAGGCGGGCATCCTTCGCGGGCACCACGCCGACGTGGCCGCATCGGCGCTCGGCATCGGCATTCAGGCGCTGCTCGCCATCCGCCTCGTCAAGCACTCGAGCGAGACGTGCCGCACGCTCTACCAGTACATGCTGGGCCTACCGGAGACGCTCGCCGTGTTCCACGTCACCGGCGTGAACGATCTGCAGGTGCACGTCGCGCTGCGCGACGTGGCGCATCTGCGCGAGCTCATCGTCGAGAGGGTGGCCACCCGCCCGCAAGTCGCCCACTGCGAGACGTCGGTCATCTATGCGTCGGACCGGAAGCACCGGCTCCCTTGCTACAACGACCACGAGCCACCGGCCCGCGCGCCGCGTGCACCGCGCAAAGCGCGCGGGCTCACGCCTGCACGGTCGGCGCGAGCGCGTCGGTCGAGCTCTTGA